A genomic window from Flexistipes sp. includes:
- a CDS encoding YkgJ family cysteine cluster protein: MILFVMPVDEKELYNHFLKLLNLENSKTISSPSEVRFQHLLPEAEKIIMENREEAFLENIDCKKGCGYCCILNIPVLPPESDNIYHFIKSNFSDQQLNIIKQKIDSYGFQIKNLDDEERIVCRKPCIFLSDEESCSIYPVRPILCRSVTSTSASKCKQALESVAMGDENTVLMNSFIKDLYKNLFLAVSDFLSSRNLPGKSVEITQAVKKSLNSEQI, from the coding sequence AACTGTACAATCATTTTTTGAAACTTTTAAATCTGGAAAACTCAAAGACAATATCCAGCCCTTCCGAAGTGAGATTTCAACACCTGCTGCCTGAAGCGGAAAAAATAATTATGGAAAACAGGGAGGAGGCATTTCTTGAAAATATAGACTGCAAAAAAGGCTGTGGGTACTGCTGTATACTCAACATACCTGTTTTGCCTCCTGAATCGGATAATATTTACCATTTCATAAAATCCAACTTCAGCGATCAGCAGTTAAATATTATTAAGCAAAAGATAGACAGCTACGGATTTCAGATAAAAAATCTCGATGATGAAGAGAGAATTGTTTGCAGGAAACCCTGTATCTTCCTGTCTGACGAAGAAAGCTGCAGTATTTATCCTGTAAGACCGATATTATGCCGCTCAGTCACTTCCACCAGCGCTTCAAAATGTAAACAGGCTTTGGAAAGTGTGGCCATGGGAGATGAAAACACCGTACTAATGAACAGTTTCATTAAAGATTTATACAAAAATCTTTTTCTTGCTGTTTCAGATTTTCTTTCTTCCAGAAACCTTCCGGGCAAAAGTGTCGAAATCACTCAGGCTGTCAAGAAATCACTGAATTCAGAACAAATCTGA